A DNA window from Trypanosoma brucei brucei TREU927 chromosome 10, whole genome shotgun sequence contains the following coding sequences:
- a CDS encoding hypothetical protein, conserved (similarity to ferrodoxin-like sucrose cleavage protein), with protein sequence MKGLACRCLSHNIKYSHLCTHLFLQLRRESVSMMNSHNAIVQRLSREALADIEGLDALKHGFEREECCGPVPAKLPGSMTLTEHLFLSSDVGAKDWESNLRNVAGYDALNSKVKELENVQLTVFHRPGPDECLLRFLYDEKLQSVIITQYSCITSGEFPWESKGSVPCDRSNDAFVFVCSHHQRDGRCGYCGTVLLELLRNAIKEKKGGDACIYVYPCSHVGGHMYAGNVLVYTKRGGICFGCIKPSDVDSLADLLVRGDGAIPDSLESRIRGKIGFTQGGLNCSVM encoded by the coding sequence ATGAAGGGGTTAGCTTGTCGTTGTCTTTCGCACAATATAAAGTATTCTCACCTGTGCACTCACTTGTTTTTACAGCTGCGAAGAGAATCGGTCTCCATGATGAATTCACATAACGCGATCGTCCAGCGTCTCTCAAGGGAGGCTCTGGCTGATATTGAGGGACTTGATGCATTGAAACACGGCTTTGAAAGGGAGGAATGCTGTGGTCCAGTTCCGGCAAAACTGCCTGGGAGCATGACGCTCACTgagcacctttttctttcatcgGATGTTGGTGCAAAGGACTGGGAATCGAATTTGAGGAATGTCGCGGGTTATGATGCCCTTAACTCGAAGGTCAAAGAATTGGAGAATGTTCAGCTGACGGTGTTTCATCGACCAGGTCCAGACGAGTGCCTCTTGCGATTTTTGTACGACGAGAAACTGCAATCAGTAATTATAACGCAGTACAGTTGCATAACATCGGGTGAGTTCCCGTGGGAAAGCAAAGGGTCGGTCCCCTGTGACCGCTCAAATGACGCATTTGTCTTCGTCTGCTCACATCATCAGCGTGATGGTCGCTGTGGTTATTGTGGTACTGTTTTGCTGGAGCTCCTGAGGAATGCcataaaggaaaagaagggcgGTGACGCATGTATTTACGTGTATCCGTGCTCCCATGTTGGTGGTCACATGTATGCTGGAAATGTTTTAGTATACACGAAAAGGGGTGGAATCTGCTTCGGTTGCATCAAGCCATCTGATGTCGACAGCCTTGCAGACCTTCTAGTGAGAGGGGATGGAGCTATACCGGACTCACTTGAGTCGCGGATAAGGGGGAAGATTGGGTTTACCCAGGGGGGCCTCAATTGCAGTGTGATGTAG
- a CDS encoding centrin, putative: MDGDDGSRMGMPRLPPELTDAQRADIKEVFSILDVDGTETITPNDLKVALRALGYEPHKDTIKRLVAEMDRSGVSSNLILPEFEAILRAKLFTDDKEEVMLTFPHFTQGKSDYITLEDLKRVTQELGEDIPEDVLKRMIEEADVLDHDNRVSKEEFVRMLLTPKK, encoded by the coding sequence ATGGACGGAGATGATGGTTCGCGGATGGGGATGCCGCGACTCCCGCCGGAGTTGACGGACGCTCAGCGCGCCGACATTAAAGAGGTTTTTTCTATACTTGACGTCGACGGTACGGAAACCATCACGCCGAACGACCTCAAAGTCGCTCTTCGAGCACTTGGTTACGAACCACATAAAGACACAATCAAGCGGTTAGTTGCGGAGATGGACAGGAGTGGGGTGTCAAGTAATCTTATTCTTCCCGAATTTGAGGCGATTCTCCGGGCTAAGCTTTTTACCGATGACAAGGAGGAGGTAATGCTCACCTTTCCACACTTTACTCAAGGGAAGTCGGATTACATTACCCTCGAAGATTTAAAGCGTGTGACACAGGAACTTGGGGAGGATATCCCGGAGGATGTTCTCAAGCGGATGATTGAAGAGGCGGACGTTTTGGACCACGACAATCGTGTGTCAAAAGAGGAGTTTGTTCGTATGCTTCTCACCCCTAAGAAGTAA